A region of Leclercia adecarboxylata DNA encodes the following proteins:
- a CDS encoding MFS transporter translates to MPLALLALTISAFAIGTTEFVIVGLVPTIADQLAISLPSAGLLVSIYALGVAIGAPVLTALTGRLPRKQLLMALMVLFTAGNILAWQAPDYTTLVIARLLTGLAHGVFFSIGSTIATSLVPKEKAASAIAIMFGGLTVALVTGVPLGTFIGQHFGWRETFLAVSLLGVIALISSLVLIPSNIPGRAAATLRDQLKVLTHPRLLMIYAITALGYGGVFTAFTFLAPMMQDLAGFSPSAVSWILLGYGVSVAIGNIWGGKLADKHGAVPALKIIFAALVVLLLVFQFTASMQYAALATVLVMGIFAFGNVPGLQVYVVQKAELYTPNAVDVASGLNIAAFNVGIALGSIIGGQTVEHFGLSQTPWIGAVIVLVAFLLIGLSGRLDKPARVALG, encoded by the coding sequence ATGCCTCTGGCGCTACTTGCCCTGACGATCAGTGCCTTTGCAATCGGCACGACTGAATTTGTTATTGTAGGTCTGGTTCCAACGATTGCTGACCAACTTGCTATCTCGCTGCCTTCAGCGGGTCTACTGGTTTCTATCTATGCTCTTGGCGTGGCAATCGGCGCGCCGGTGCTGACCGCGCTTACAGGCCGTCTACCGCGTAAGCAGCTGCTGATGGCATTGATGGTGCTGTTCACCGCGGGCAACATCCTTGCCTGGCAGGCACCGGATTATACGACGCTGGTCATTGCCCGCCTGCTGACGGGTCTTGCTCATGGCGTCTTCTTCTCTATCGGATCAACAATTGCCACAAGTCTGGTGCCGAAAGAGAAGGCCGCCTCCGCCATCGCCATTATGTTTGGCGGTTTAACCGTCGCGCTGGTCACGGGTGTCCCGTTGGGCACCTTTATCGGGCAGCATTTTGGCTGGCGCGAAACTTTTCTTGCGGTCTCACTGCTGGGCGTGATTGCGCTGATTAGCAGTCTGGTACTGATCCCGTCCAATATTCCGGGGCGTGCGGCAGCGACGTTGCGCGATCAACTGAAGGTACTGACACATCCTCGTTTGCTGATGATCTATGCTATTACGGCATTGGGTTACGGCGGGGTCTTTACCGCGTTTACCTTCCTGGCACCCATGATGCAGGACCTGGCCGGGTTCTCACCGAGCGCCGTCAGCTGGATCCTGCTGGGCTATGGTGTTTCGGTGGCGATCGGCAATATCTGGGGTGGCAAGCTGGCGGATAAGCATGGTGCAGTCCCGGCATTGAAAATTATCTTTGCCGCCCTGGTTGTGCTGCTTTTGGTCTTCCAGTTTACCGCCTCCATGCAGTATGCCGCGCTGGCGACGGTACTGGTGATGGGGATCTTCGCCTTCGGCAACGTACCGGGTCTCCAGGTGTACGTTGTGCAGAAAGCCGAGCTGTATACGCCCAACGCTGTGGATGTGGCCTCCGGTTTGAATATCGCCGCGTTTAACGTCGGTATCGCGCTGGGTTCGATTATCGGTGGGCAGACGGTTGAGCATTTCGGTCTGTCGCAAACACCGTGGATTGGGGCGGTCATTGTTCTCGTGGCATTTCTGTTGATTGGTCTTAGTGGCCGCCTGGATAAGCCTGCTCGCGTCGCTCTGGGATAG